A region from the Chloroflexota bacterium genome encodes:
- a CDS encoding ABC transporter permease has translation MTTNAGRAGVRLPHRPAITGPRRRRQWISLLREPGTALGLFLVVSLLTAGLLAPWSPLADPTEINLPKRLLAPSPEHPLGTDHLGRDTFSRMIHGARTTLLAAAATLILSMTVAVTVGMLSGYYGGWPDTALMGVVDLLLAFPSLILALAVAGVLGPGLLNLLLAVGAVWWVGHARIIRGITLGERQMGYVTAARAAGASNPRIILRHIAPNIVGPIVVLASLDVGWIILGIAGLSFLGLGAQPPTPEWGAMLSDARPHLQTAPHLLLLPGAAIFVAVLGFNLLGDGLRDLLDPRIRRLGD, from the coding sequence ATGACGACGAATGCTGGACGCGCTGGGGTACGACTTCCCCACCGGCCGGCCATCACCGGTCCGCGCCGCCGCAGACAGTGGATTTCGCTGCTGCGGGAGCCGGGGACCGCCCTGGGGCTTTTTCTGGTGGTGTCCCTGCTGACGGCGGGATTGTTGGCGCCCTGGAGCCCGCTGGCTGATCCAACCGAAATCAACCTGCCCAAACGGTTGCTCGCTCCGTCGCCGGAGCACCCGTTGGGCACCGATCATCTGGGTCGGGACACCTTCAGCCGAATGATCCACGGCGCGCGCACCACGCTGCTGGCTGCCGCGGCAACCCTGATCCTCAGCATGACCGTCGCCGTGACCGTGGGCATGCTGTCCGGATACTACGGCGGCTGGCCGGACACGGCGCTGATGGGGGTCGTGGACCTGCTGTTGGCCTTTCCTTCGCTGATCTTGGCGCTGGCCGTGGCGGGAGTCTTGGGTCCCGGTCTGCTCAACCTGCTGCTGGCAGTTGGCGCCGTGTGGTGGGTGGGCCACGCCCGCATTATTCGCGGGATCACCCTGGGGGAGCGACAAATGGGGTACGTGACGGCGGCACGGGCCGCTGGGGCCAGTAACCCGCGCATCATCCTCCGGCACATCGCGCCAAACATCGTCGGCCCAATCGTCGTGCTCGCCTCCCTGGATGTCGGCTGGATCATCCTGGGAATCGCCGGTCTCAGCTTCCTGGGGCTGGGGGCGCAGCCGCCCACACCGGAGTGGGGCGCCATGCTCAGCGACGCCCGCCCGCACCTGCAAACCGCGCCGCATCTCCTGCTGCTGCCGGGAGCGGCCATCTTTGTGGCGGTGTTGGGGTTCAATCTGCTGGGTGACGGCCTGCGGGACCTGTTGGACCCCCGCATCCGACGCCTAGGGGACTGA
- a CDS encoding ABC transporter permease produces MARRLVTLPLLLLGISAVSFALLNLAPGDPAETVLHQRNPGQMPSPAAVSAMRAELGLDAPLPAQYVSWMSRALGGDMGRSYLTEQPVAAQLARCTVPTALLTAAALGLALLLAVPMGVLSARRRGGALDVIVRLAALVGAAAPSYALAFGLIILFAVKLSWLPAVGYGSAAQIVLPAIALSLAPMAQLTRLIRASILEVLGQDYIRTARAKGLSEQAVIVGHALRNALLPAIGATGVMVAHLLGGAVIIETIFTWPGLGQLIVGAALTRDYPVVQGFVTYLAVVVLLANLAADIALRLANPRLRFERGNA; encoded by the coding sequence GTGGCCCGACGGTTGGTCACGCTGCCGCTGCTGCTCCTCGGAATCTCGGCGGTCAGCTTCGCGCTGCTGAATCTGGCGCCGGGCGATCCTGCCGAGACCGTGCTGCACCAGCGCAACCCCGGCCAGATGCCCAGCCCGGCCGCCGTGTCTGCCATGCGTGCCGAACTTGGTCTCGACGCTCCCCTCCCGGCGCAATACGTTAGCTGGATGTCCCGGGCGCTAGGGGGCGACATGGGCCGCTCCTACCTGACGGAACAGCCCGTGGCCGCCCAGTTGGCGCGCTGCACGGTCCCAACGGCCTTGCTCACGGCGGCTGCTTTGGGCCTGGCGCTCCTGCTCGCCGTGCCCATGGGCGTTCTGTCCGCCCGGCGACGGGGCGGCGCCCTGGATGTCATCGTACGCTTGGCGGCGCTGGTGGGCGCGGCGGCGCCGTCCTACGCCTTGGCCTTCGGGCTGATCATTCTGTTCGCGGTGAAACTGTCCTGGTTGCCCGCCGTGGGCTACGGTTCGGCTGCTCAAATCGTGCTTCCGGCCATCGCCCTGTCGCTAGCCCCGATGGCTCAGCTGACGCGGCTGATACGCGCCAGCATTCTGGAAGTCCTGGGGCAGGACTACATCCGCACGGCGCGGGCCAAGGGGCTGTCTGAACAGGCCGTAATCGTGGGGCATGCCCTGCGCAACGCGCTGCTGCCGGCCATTGGAGCGACTGGGGTAATGGTGGCGCACCTTCTCGGCGGCGCCGTCATCATTGAGACGATATTCACCTGGCCGGGCTTGGGGCAGTTGATCGTGGGCGCGGCCCTGACCCGGGACTACCCGGTGGTACAGGGGTTCGTAACCTACCTTGCCGTAGTAGTGCTGCTGGCCAACCTTGCGGCTGACATTGCCCTGCGCCTCGCGAACCCGCGCCTGCGCTTCGAACGGGGCAATGCGTAG
- a CDS encoding ABC transporter substrate-binding protein, producing MGASVDAARPTLKAGVIWLDSPLDPVRGGWVASQSGMSENLFRLSPTNFRPVPWLATAATDVDPLAWRIDLRSGVRFHNGAVMDAEAVKASLERTIRLSEASANALGIESIAVNDEQTITITTLEPRPTLPGLLTNPAVAITDAAAADAAGEDNFLQARALTGPYIPTEYIQKERLSSVANDDYWGGAPPLAGIEHFAIPDTNSRELALQAGDIDVAVNISPEGAQTIDAHPELESRTAGIGAAAVIWWVNFERPALSDPLVRRAVSLAIDRESIAGLIAPAGSGSFADFLLPDALASCPGVTTPGFDPAQARELLTEAGYVDTDDDGFVDKDGSPLEIVIGGYPERFQLPVMAEAAQAMLADVGIKAEVLITEWSVVKDPGWDLFGWYNNVVEAGDPIQNIGKFVGVSADASGSGANNYGHFHSAELENIISSASSVADTQQRQEIACRALDVVASETALLPVAHPYLVYGVSKRVTDFEPHPANLYFFDHRIGLKA from the coding sequence GTGGGCGCCAGCGTCGATGCGGCACGTCCCACCCTGAAGGCCGGCGTCATCTGGCTTGACAGCCCGCTGGACCCGGTGCGGGGCGGTTGGGTTGCCAGTCAATCCGGGATGTCCGAAAACCTCTTCCGCCTGTCTCCCACCAATTTCAGGCCGGTGCCATGGCTGGCGACGGCAGCCACGGACGTGGACCCGTTAGCTTGGCGAATCGACCTGCGGTCCGGCGTGAGGTTCCACAACGGCGCGGTGATGGATGCGGAAGCGGTGAAGGCGTCGCTGGAACGAACGATCCGGCTATCGGAAGCGTCCGCGAACGCGCTGGGGATCGAGAGCATCGCGGTGAACGACGAGCAGACCATCACCATCACCACGCTGGAGCCTCGACCCACGCTGCCCGGCCTGCTGACCAATCCGGCGGTGGCCATTACCGATGCCGCGGCTGCCGACGCCGCCGGCGAGGACAACTTTCTGCAGGCCCGCGCCCTGACGGGGCCTTACATTCCCACCGAGTACATCCAGAAGGAACGCCTCAGCAGCGTTGCCAATGACGATTACTGGGGCGGTGCTCCGCCGCTGGCCGGCATCGAACACTTCGCCATTCCGGACACCAACAGCAGGGAACTGGCCCTGCAGGCCGGCGACATCGACGTTGCCGTCAACATATCCCCGGAAGGGGCCCAGACTATAGACGCCCATCCCGAATTGGAGAGTCGTACCGCCGGAATAGGCGCCGCGGCGGTGATCTGGTGGGTCAACTTCGAGCGGCCGGCGCTGTCCGATCCTCTGGTGCGCCGGGCGGTGAGCCTTGCCATTGATCGCGAGAGCATCGCGGGGCTGATTGCGCCTGCCGGATCCGGGTCATTTGCCGACTTCCTGTTGCCCGATGCCCTCGCGTCCTGCCCCGGCGTCACCACCCCGGGTTTCGACCCTGCTCAGGCCCGCGAACTACTGACCGAGGCCGGCTACGTCGACACCGACGACGACGGGTTTGTGGACAAAGACGGCAGTCCTCTGGAAATCGTCATCGGCGGTTACCCCGAGCGGTTCCAGCTGCCCGTCATGGCCGAAGCCGCCCAGGCCATGCTGGCCGACGTGGGCATCAAGGCCGAGGTGCTGATCACCGAATGGTCGGTTGTGAAGGATCCCGGCTGGGATCTCTTCGGGTGGTACAACAACGTGGTGGAGGCTGGAGACCCCATCCAGAACATCGGCAAGTTTGTCGGGGTCAGCGCCGACGCCTCCGGTAGCGGCGCCAACAACTACGGCCACTTCCACAGCGCCGAGCTGGAGAACATCATCAGCAGCGCATCGAGCGTGGCCGACACCCAGCAACGCCAGGAAATTGCCTGCCGGGCGCTGGATGTTGTTGCATCCGAAACCGCGCTCCTGCCGGTGGCGCACCCCTACCTGGTCTACGGTGTCAGCAAGCGGGTCACCGATTTCGAGCCGCACCCGGCCAATCTCTATTTCTTCGACCATCGCATCGGTCTGAAAGCGTGA
- a CDS encoding DUF4395 domain-containing protein — protein MITQRLDEHIPHWLRNIFSFPNPVNEVAARIVAGMVVILSIAVLVTGQWWLMFILAYGFLARVATGPTLSPMGLLATRVIAPRIAKERLVPGPPKRFAQTVGLIFSITALVLHFAAGLSVAAGAVLAVLTVFAALESFLGFCAGCFVFNYMIRWGLVPKSVCEECLKFDSTRT, from the coding sequence GTGATTACGCAGCGCCTAGACGAACATATTCCACATTGGCTTCGCAATATCTTCAGCTTTCCGAATCCGGTCAACGAAGTAGCTGCAAGAATCGTAGCCGGAATGGTAGTCATCCTGTCCATTGCTGTATTGGTAACCGGTCAGTGGTGGCTGATGTTCATTCTTGCGTATGGCTTTCTGGCGAGAGTAGCCACCGGCCCTACGCTTAGCCCAATGGGCCTGCTGGCGACCAGGGTGATCGCGCCGCGGATCGCCAAAGAGCGGCTAGTCCCCGGGCCGCCCAAGCGCTTTGCGCAAACGGTGGGGCTTATTTTCTCCATCACCGCGCTGGTGCTGCACTTCGCCGCCGGATTGTCGGTGGCGGCCGGCGCCGTATTGGCCGTGCTGACCGTGTTTGCCGCGCTTGAGTCATTTCTGGGTTTCTGCGCCGGATGCTTTGTGTTCAACTACATGATTCGCTGGGGGTTGGTGCCGAAGTCGGTCTGCGAGGAATGCCTCAAGTTTGACTCGACGCGGACATAG
- a CDS encoding AbrB/MazE/SpoVT family DNA-binding domain-containing protein, producing the protein MLVKITSKRQVTFPKRVLDELGVGPGDRLELLEGPDGFTLRPKRIDYSKLGTLSDKIKPGTPPFDIRKFRDQREQGHGPSLRS; encoded by the coding sequence ATGCTCGTCAAGATCACCTCGAAGCGTCAGGTCACCTTTCCCAAGCGCGTACTGGACGAACTTGGCGTGGGGCCAGGGGACCGGCTGGAGCTGCTGGAGGGACCCGATGGGTTCACCCTACGCCCAAAACGGATCGACTATTCCAAGCTAGGAACCCTCAGCGACAAGATAAAGCCCGGAACTCCGCCCTTCGATATCCGCAAGTTCAGGGACCAAAGGGAGCAAGGGCATGGCCCTTCGCTCCGGAGTTGA